One window of the Zea mays cultivar B73 chromosome 3, Zm-B73-REFERENCE-NAM-5.0, whole genome shotgun sequence genome contains the following:
- the LOC103650001 gene encoding BSD domain-containing protein 1 has product MDFFSSVFSAPAKEDGEEPQQEGEEEPAAQESGGGWIFGSLIDTLKEEIEEQRKVNESAAVAAEAEEAQRGADGEAVPGSGWIFGGLIKTLAEEIEAQRKEQEAIAAAAESEELERGAEADAAAAATATATADEEGESSGGGWSFGGLIRTLAEEIEAQRNENEKEAASTAEEDGEQGIDAEVAAVDGEEGAPAGESSDGGWSFGGLVSTFASRSESVLGGYRRDLEDLGSGLRLETAALRAAAARAASALPGALEAGASVASDRLESVGQAVDDLGAAAAGLLSHANEALRSAEADGVDGDRAARPSDGSVSSASWRASLPTKKYTRFEAQVLALRADPATFTEEPEDSEGFGKWSALFSIDEMKEQIETVLHESPGLESFVERLVPSVVDYETFWSRYFFAVNKLKQAEDVRTKLVSRAMSKEEDEELSWDVDDDDVEDANTSDHKDSTNSLVDKKEEQAAEPVNCETEGSMEQEAAAENDLADDKEVALAAAKDGNGESSFEASTPKASNGTRQEEKIEAADSSKGGDFSVVPQPLVQEEDLSWEEIEDVGDEDQKNGVSKRSSSVSKVEDLRRRLNSVEDDDEDLSWDVDE; this is encoded by the coding sequence ATGGATTTCTTCAGCTCCGTCTTCTCTGCCCCTGCCAAGGAGGATGGTGAGGAGCCGCAGCAGGAGGGCGAGGAAGAGCCGGCGGCCCAAGAGTCCGGCGGGGGGTGGATTTTCGGCAGCCTGATCGATACGCTCAAGGAGGAGATCGAGGAGCAGCGGAAAGTGAATGAGTCGGCCGCCGTCgccgcggaggcggaggaggcccAGAGGGGTGCCGATGGAGAGGCTGTCCCCGGCAGCGGGTGGATCTTCGGCGGGCTGATCAAGACGCTCGCGGAAGAGATTGAAGCCCAGCGGAAAGAGCAGGAGGCCATTGCAGCCGCcgcggagtcggaggagctcgagCGGGGAGCGGAGGCTGATGCGGCGGCGGCTGCAACGGCAACGGCAACGGCAGATGAGGAGGGAGAATCTTctggcggcggctggagctttGGCGGCCTGATCAGGACGCTCGCGGAGGAGATTGAGGCGCAGCGCAATGAGAATGAGAAGGAGGCTGCCTCCACGGCGGAGGAGGACGGAGAGCAGGGAATCGATGCGGAAGTGGCGGCGGTGGATGGGGAGGAGGGGGCGCCGGCTGGGGAAAGCTCAGACGGCGGGTGGAGCTTCGGGGGCCTGGTGAGTACGTTCGCGTCGCGGTCGGAGTCGGTCCTGGGAGGCTACCGCCGCGACCTCGAGGACCTCGGCTCGGGGCTCCGCCTCGAGACGGCCGCGCTCCgggccgccgccgcgcgcgccgCCTCAGCGCTACCTGGCGCGCTGGAGGCCGGCGCGTCTGTCGCCTCCGACAGGCTTGAGTCTGTCGGCCAGGCCGTTGACGACCTCGGTGCCGCCGCCGCTGGGCTCCTCTCGCATGCCAACGAGGCCCTCCGGTCCGCTGAAGCTGACGGTGTTGATGGTGACCGTGCTGCCCGCCCCTCCGACGGCTCTGTTTCCAGTGCGTCCTGGCGCGCTTCCTTGCCGACCAAGAAGTATACCAGGTTCGAGGCCCAGGTCTTGGCGTTGCGTGCGGACCCTGCCACGTTCACTGAGGAGCCTGAAGATTCTGAGGGCTTTGGTAAATGGAGTGCCTTGTTCTCAATTGACGAGATGAAGGAACAGATAGAGACGGTGCTCCATGAAAGCCCTGGATTGGAGAGCTTTGTGGAGAGGCTTGTGCCGTCAGTTGTGGATTACGAGACATTCTGGTCAAGGTATTTCTTTGCTGTCAATAAGCTCAAGCAGGCAGAGGATGTCCGCACCAAACTTGTGAGCAGGGCCATGTCAAAGGAGGAGGATGAAGAACTCAGCTGGGATgtcgatgatgatgatgttgaaGATGCCAATACTAGTGATCACAAAGACAGCACAAACTCGTTGGTAGATAAGAAAGAGGAGCAAGCAGCGGAGCCTGTTAACTGTGAAACAGAGGGCAGTATGGAACAAGAAGCAGCAGCTGAAAATGATTTGGCCGACGATAAGGAGGTTGCTTTGGCTGCAGCCAAGGATGGTAACGGTGAATCAAGTTTTGAAGCATCGACTCCAAAGGCAAGCAATGGGACCAGACAAGAAGAGAAGATTGAGGCTGCTGACTCATCTAAGGGGGGTGATTTCTCAGTGGTGCCTCAACCATTAGTGCAGGAGGAAGATCTTAGCTGGGAGGAGATTGAGGATGTTGGCGATGAAGATCAGAAGAATGGGGTTAGCAAACGGTCAAGCTCTGTCAGCAAAGTGGAGGATCTCCGGAGACGTCTTAATTCTGtggaagatgatgatgaggacCTAAGTTGGGATGTCGATGAGTAG